A genome region from Haloarcula rubripromontorii includes the following:
- the pyk gene encoding pyruvate kinase, with amino-acid sequence MRSAKIVCTLGPASDSVDDIASLAKAGMSVARLNASHGSPEHRREMIDRIREVDEAVEEPVAAMLDMPGPEVRTAEIDEPIQLTEGSTIRYVVGDDATPEEVGLSQSITAVEPGDRVLLDDGRIETTVERVDGDTVFATVENGGKLSARKGVNVPGVELDLPTITENDRQELDVAAEKEPDFVAASFVRDGEDIYEISQALEERGVDIPIIAKIERAGAVENLDSIIDEAYGVMVARGDLGVECPLEDVPIIQKRIIRRCHEAGVPVITATEMLDSMVHSRRPTRAEASDVANAVLDGTDAVMLSGETAIGDHPTRVVETMDRIIRDVEGSEEYAESREQRVPNAGDTRTDALARSGRFLARDIGASAIVAASESGYTALKSAKYRPSIPIVASTPSERVRRKLALSWGITPVTTEYTTEGADAVIQTAVQAALDTEAADSGDTVVVLSGMMTELEGMNTANMLKVHVAAETVASGRSIVDGLVTGPVHRISTAPPRESPGDLSNVPDGAILAVPEGFDGEFVGDTSHIGGIIDGHEGVTSYAAIVARELSIPMISNADLPDTVSDGATVTLDSERGVVYEEAVGREDISGRERDY; translated from the coding sequence GGTTCACCGGAACACCGCCGGGAGATGATCGACCGTATCCGTGAGGTAGACGAGGCGGTCGAGGAACCGGTCGCGGCAATGCTCGATATGCCAGGACCGGAAGTCCGAACTGCGGAGATCGACGAACCGATTCAGCTCACGGAAGGGTCCACCATCCGGTACGTCGTCGGTGACGACGCGACACCAGAGGAGGTCGGTCTCTCGCAGTCGATTACGGCAGTCGAGCCGGGTGACCGGGTGCTGCTTGATGACGGACGCATCGAAACGACTGTCGAGCGCGTCGATGGTGACACAGTGTTTGCGACCGTTGAGAACGGCGGCAAACTGTCCGCCCGCAAAGGCGTCAACGTTCCCGGCGTCGAACTCGACCTGCCGACCATCACGGAGAACGACAGACAGGAACTCGACGTGGCCGCCGAGAAGGAGCCCGATTTCGTGGCCGCGTCGTTCGTCCGTGACGGCGAGGATATTTACGAGATCAGCCAGGCGCTCGAAGAGCGCGGCGTCGACATCCCCATCATCGCCAAGATCGAACGAGCCGGGGCCGTTGAGAACCTCGATTCGATAATCGACGAGGCCTATGGCGTGATGGTCGCCCGCGGTGACCTCGGCGTGGAGTGCCCGCTCGAAGACGTGCCGATCATCCAGAAGCGCATTATCCGCCGGTGCCACGAGGCCGGCGTGCCGGTCATCACGGCGACTGAGATGCTGGACTCGATGGTCCACTCCCGGCGGCCGACCCGTGCGGAGGCATCGGACGTGGCAAACGCAGTTCTGGACGGCACCGACGCGGTCATGCTCTCTGGCGAGACGGCGATTGGGGACCACCCGACCCGCGTCGTTGAGACAATGGATCGAATCATCCGCGATGTCGAGGGCAGCGAGGAGTACGCCGAGTCCCGCGAACAGCGCGTGCCAAACGCTGGTGATACTCGAACGGACGCGCTCGCGCGCTCCGGTCGGTTCCTCGCTCGCGACATCGGCGCGTCGGCGATTGTCGCGGCGTCCGAGTCCGGCTACACCGCGCTCAAATCGGCGAAGTATCGACCGTCGATCCCCATCGTCGCCTCGACGCCGAGCGAACGCGTCCGCCGGAAGCTCGCGCTTTCGTGGGGTATCACGCCTGTAACGACCGAGTACACTACCGAGGGCGCTGACGCCGTCATCCAGACGGCAGTTCAGGCGGCCCTCGACACCGAAGCCGCGGACAGCGGTGACACGGTCGTCGTTCTCTCCGGGATGATGACCGAACTGGAGGGGATGAACACGGCGAACATGCTGAAGGTCCACGTTGCGGCCGAAACGGTCGCCAGCGGTCGGTCCATCGTCGATGGGTTAGTGACCGGTCCCGTCCATCGGATTTCGACAGCCCCGCCCCGGGAGTCGCCGGGCGACCTCTCGAACGTCCCCGACGGGGCGATTTTGGCTGTTCCAGAGGGGTTCGACGGTGAATTCGTCGGTGACACCAGCCACATCGGCGGCATCATCGACGGCCACGAGGGCGTCACGAGCTACGCGGCCATCGTCGCCCGTGAGCTTTCGATTCCGATGATATCGAACGCGGACCTGCCTGATACGGTTTCCGACGGGGCGACTGTCACACTGGACTCCGAACGCGGCGTCGTCTACGAAGAGGCCGTTGGACGAGAGGACATCTCGGGCAGAGAGCGAGACTACTAA
- a CDS encoding ROK family protein — protein MGAYAGVDLGATHIRAVIGDETGSIVASHKTETPRGPAGIAVTEAVLDAIRQACDAADIAPTDVIAAGIGSFGPMDLAEGVVENPANLPDTIDRIPLTGPVENLIGSERVSLHNDANAGVIGERFYSDRSPDDMVYLTISSGVGAGVAVDGNILSGWDGNAGEVGHLTIDPQGFMTCGCGHDGHWEAYCSGENIPRYATQLHREDPVETALPIETEEFSAADIFEYAGEDEFASHVLDQICHWNAIGVANIVHAYAPLVVYVGGAVALNNPEQVLDPIRDRLDEMVMSNIPDIQLTQFGDDVVVRGALASALTGGTGDPSQRV, from the coding sequence ATGGGCGCTTACGCAGGGGTCGACCTCGGAGCGACACATATTCGGGCTGTTATCGGTGACGAGACGGGCTCGATAGTCGCGTCACACAAAACTGAGACACCGCGTGGACCGGCAGGTATCGCGGTCACGGAGGCGGTTCTCGACGCGATTCGGCAGGCCTGTGACGCCGCTGATATCGCCCCGACAGATGTGATTGCCGCCGGTATCGGGTCCTTCGGTCCGATGGATCTGGCTGAAGGCGTCGTGGAAAACCCAGCAAACCTTCCCGACACTATCGACCGGATTCCGCTGACCGGGCCGGTCGAAAACCTCATCGGCAGCGAGCGGGTCTCGTTGCACAACGACGCCAACGCCGGCGTCATCGGCGAACGGTTTTACTCGGACCGAAGCCCTGATGACATGGTGTATCTCACTATCTCTTCCGGGGTCGGCGCTGGGGTCGCTGTCGACGGGAATATCCTTTCGGGCTGGGACGGCAACGCCGGGGAAGTCGGCCATCTGACAATTGACCCGCAAGGGTTCATGACCTGTGGCTGCGGACACGACGGCCACTGGGAGGCGTACTGTTCGGGCGAGAACATCCCACGGTATGCCACACAGCTCCACCGGGAGGACCCAGTCGAGACGGCACTCCCAATCGAGACAGAGGAGTTTTCTGCAGCGGATATCTTCGAGTACGCCGGCGAAGACGAGTTCGCCTCCCACGTCCTCGATCAGATCTGTCACTGGAACGCAATTGGCGTCGCAAATATTGTTCACGCGTACGCGCCACTCGTGGTCTACGTTGGCGGGGCCGTTGCGCTCAATAACCCCGAGCAGGTGCTAGACCCCATCCGGGACCGACTCGATGAGATGGTGATGTCGAACATCCCGGATATCCAGTTGACGCAGTTTGGCGACGATGTCGTGGTTCGCGGCGCACTGGCGTCCGCGCTGACTGGCGGCACAGGCGACCCGTCACAGCGCGTCTGA
- a CDS encoding Cdc6/Cdc18 family protein, producing the protein MDIEARIKRRQRRNGEPRLIQDYESISPVVHIEEPADRGPVLERLLDHLDPVFDGQLPPNAYVYGPCGSGKSAVITALFANLEQLPTEQQAIIHTTTRAQPPTSPSFVYVNARETASEFAFYHAILDALVDESVPEHGIGTETLKSRLHDLVREQRTGIVIAVDHISEPESIQAPDLVELFAGLPSNVSWLAIGRDDPSATELTRYTAKSISIDRYQRQMLVDVLMTRASNGLAQQGLDHSLARHIADWADGNAHDALAALFIAAELAEERGQDRITQANVDAAIGEVPDPCVSLGVVLSLPTNRQAVLRELIDLEEGERSSVTATTEAIASVDSVDLSAGTVKRFLYEMAESGVVDRVEATVTNGQGRPPSRVEPRFPPTAFRRLYDLQQ; encoded by the coding sequence ATGGACATTGAAGCGAGAATCAAGCGCCGACAACGCCGGAACGGTGAGCCACGGCTCATTCAGGATTACGAGTCCATCTCACCGGTCGTCCACATCGAGGAGCCGGCCGACAGAGGTCCGGTCCTCGAACGGCTGCTAGACCACCTCGATCCGGTGTTCGATGGGCAGCTTCCGCCGAACGCGTACGTGTACGGCCCCTGTGGTTCAGGGAAGTCCGCGGTTATCACGGCGCTTTTCGCCAACTTAGAACAGCTCCCGACGGAGCAACAGGCGATCATCCACACGACGACCCGTGCACAGCCACCGACCTCTCCGTCGTTCGTCTATGTGAACGCCAGAGAGACCGCAAGCGAGTTCGCGTTCTACCACGCCATCTTGGACGCACTCGTCGACGAATCGGTGCCGGAACACGGAATTGGGACGGAAACGCTCAAGTCCCGGCTCCACGACCTAGTTCGAGAGCAACGCACGGGTATCGTCATTGCAGTCGACCACATCAGCGAGCCGGAGAGTATCCAGGCACCGGACCTCGTTGAGCTGTTTGCTGGCTTACCGAGCAACGTCAGCTGGCTGGCTATCGGTCGGGACGATCCGTCGGCGACTGAACTGACACGGTACACCGCTAAGTCGATCAGTATCGACCGCTATCAACGGCAGATGCTCGTCGACGTGTTGATGACCAGAGCTTCGAACGGGCTGGCTCAGCAGGGGCTCGACCACAGTCTGGCGAGGCATATCGCCGACTGGGCGGACGGAAACGCCCACGATGCCCTTGCCGCGCTGTTTATTGCCGCAGAGTTGGCCGAGGAGCGAGGGCAGGACCGTATCACACAGGCCAACGTCGACGCGGCCATCGGGGAAGTTCCCGATCCCTGTGTGTCGCTGGGCGTCGTCCTCTCTCTGCCGACGAACCGGCAGGCCGTCCTCAGAGAACTCATCGACTTAGAGGAGGGCGAACGCTCTTCGGTAACAGCAACGACAGAGGCGATTGCGTCAGTAGACTCAGTCGACCTCTCAGCCGGGACCGTCAAGCGATTCCTCTATGAAATGGCGGAATCCGGCGTCGTCGACCGTGTCGAGGCGACAGTCACCAACGGGCAGGGACGCCCGCCGAGCCGCGTCGAGCCGCGGTTCCCACCGACGGCTTTCCGGCGGCTGTACGACCTGCAACAGTAA
- the glpK gene encoding glycerol kinase GlpK, translating to MADTYVGAIDQGTTGTRFMVFDHSGQVVANAYEKHEQIYPEPGWVEHDPVEIWENTQEVVTKGLADAGVGAEQLEALGITNQRETTIVWDKETGKPVHNALVWQDRRTTDRVEEIQEEDKVEWIRGKTGLECDAYFSATKTEWILDNAEPLKMQSSRGADLRDRAEDGELLMGTIDAWLIYKLTGNHITDVSNASRTMLYNIHDMEWDDELLEEFGVPKSMVPEVRPSSDESLYGHTDADGFLEEEVPVAGALGDQQAALFGQTCFDKGDAKNTYGTGAFYLMNTGSEAVASDNGLLTTVGFQMSGEPVQYALEGSIFIAGAAIEWLEDVDLINNAAQTAELARSVDSTDGVYMVPAFTGLGAPHWDGRARGTIVGMTRGTRKEHIVRATLESIAYQTRDLAEAMEEDSGVEMTTLRVDGGAVKNNFLCQLQSDIIQTDIARPQVDETTALGSAYAAGLAVGYWDTVDELRDNWQVDEEFSPEMDAEDADKMYARWDDAVDRSRDWAQEE from the coding sequence ATGGCAGACACATACGTTGGCGCGATCGACCAGGGAACGACCGGCACCCGCTTCATGGTATTCGACCACAGCGGCCAGGTCGTTGCGAACGCCTACGAGAAGCACGAACAGATCTATCCGGAGCCCGGCTGGGTCGAGCACGACCCCGTCGAAATCTGGGAGAACACGCAGGAAGTCGTGACGAAAGGGCTGGCGGACGCGGGCGTCGGTGCCGAACAGCTCGAAGCGCTCGGCATCACGAACCAGCGTGAGACGACGATCGTCTGGGACAAGGAGACCGGCAAACCGGTCCACAACGCGCTGGTCTGGCAGGACCGCCGAACCACCGACCGCGTCGAGGAAATCCAGGAGGAGGACAAGGTCGAGTGGATTCGGGGCAAGACCGGCCTCGAATGTGACGCCTACTTCTCGGCGACCAAGACCGAGTGGATCCTCGACAACGCGGAACCGCTCAAGATGCAGAGCTCACGCGGTGCCGACCTCCGCGACCGCGCCGAGGACGGCGAACTCCTGATGGGGACCATCGACGCGTGGCTCATCTACAAACTCACCGGCAACCACATCACGGATGTTTCGAACGCATCGCGGACGATGCTGTACAACATCCACGACATGGAGTGGGACGATGAACTTCTCGAAGAGTTCGGCGTTCCGAAGTCCATGGTTCCAGAAGTCCGTCCGTCCTCCGACGAGAGTCTGTACGGGCACACCGACGCGGACGGCTTCCTCGAAGAGGAAGTCCCCGTTGCGGGCGCGCTGGGTGACCAGCAGGCCGCACTGTTCGGCCAGACGTGCTTCGACAAGGGCGACGCGAAGAACACCTACGGCACCGGCGCGTTCTACCTGATGAACACCGGTTCCGAGGCGGTCGCTTCGGACAACGGCCTGCTGACGACTGTCGGCTTCCAGATGTCCGGCGAGCCCGTCCAGTACGCGCTCGAAGGCTCCATCTTCATCGCCGGCGCGGCCATCGAGTGGCTCGAAGACGTCGACCTCATCAACAACGCCGCCCAGACCGCAGAACTGGCCCGCTCGGTTGACTCAACCGACGGGGTCTACATGGTGCCGGCCTTCACGGGTCTCGGTGCCCCGCACTGGGACGGCCGCGCACGCGGGACCATCGTCGGGATGACTCGCGGCACGCGAAAGGAACACATCGTGCGTGCGACGCTCGAATCCATCGCGTACCAGACCCGCGACCTCGCGGAAGCGATGGAGGAAGACTCCGGTGTCGAGATGACGACGCTACGAGTCGACGGTGGTGCCGTCAAGAACAACTTCCTCTGTCAGCTCCAGTCCGACATCATCCAGACCGACATCGCTCGACCGCAGGTCGACGAGACCACCGCGCTGGGGTCGGCCTATGCGGCCGGTCTCGCCGTCGGCTACTGGGACACCGTCGACGAACTCCGGGACAACTGGCAGGTCGACGAGGAGTTCTCGCCGGAGATGGACGCCGAGGATGCAGACAAGATGTACGCTCGCTGGGACGACGCCGTCGACCGTTCCCGCGACTGGGCACAGGAGGAATAA
- a CDS encoding methyl-accepting chemotaxis protein, translated as MSKWNPLDSGDDPPGEERTDGGVTEERDENKSEAEPPSANAPEQEPGADPSRAELKAQCEQLAAELEQERADRQALETTVDRLTSVVEANANGDLTAKPGQPPAEAAEPLYAAYEQLLREWTDTVDRMASFSEQVTAATEQVDTRLGSVKSASRDVSGAVGEISAGSDEQRDEIQSISDEMRNLSATIEEIASAANEVADTSSEASARGESALESASSAMTTLDRLTDNAESTVDKVEQLNDLLSDIEEIVGFITDVADQTNMLALNANIEAARAGESGDGFAVVAEEVKSLATETKEATDEIAASIQEVHEQADATVAEMYDTRESVEDTRSSVASALDELDSVVSMVEEVDSSVQEIDDATDTQADSTQEVVSMVDDVEDISARTAEEAAVAADAAADQTTELAEVSTRVSTLTERAESLEASLESFELATGSAAASTDGTVVEFWHAMGGEKALLLEDLVREFESQADGISLTLRSKGSYRGTLDATLNAAENGNPPAIAQIFEIGTTRARDSGHFTPVEELLPSGHIDALLDPVTNYYRFDGTLHSLPFNASNPVMAYNRDAFRQAGLDPSSPPETLADVRSAAETLVDRGGVDTGITFANYSWFVEQWFAEADQLLVDENNGRSGSPTESYLDGEFAHDLFEWWQSLEADGLYHDPGIEARGAARTHFAEENAAMLIGSTSSLNSIERSADFDVGTSQLPVLDDRTGVLVGGASLWVGDAVSEAVHDAVGEFLTWLTEPAQQRRWHQETGYFPVHEETIPRLRADDWFERNPHYRTAFDQLMETRDTTATRGAQIGPFDTVRTIIEDAVDSMDGPDSVPSALDRLDTQVTKQLERYNSGR; from the coding sequence ATGAGTAAATGGAACCCACTTGATTCAGGCGACGACCCTCCGGGCGAAGAACGGACCGACGGCGGTGTCACCGAGGAGCGGGACGAGAACAAGTCGGAGGCCGAACCGCCGTCGGCAAATGCCCCGGAACAGGAACCGGGAGCCGACCCCTCACGGGCGGAACTGAAAGCACAGTGTGAGCAGCTGGCGGCGGAACTCGAACAGGAGCGGGCAGACCGCCAAGCGCTCGAAACCACTGTCGACCGTCTCACGTCTGTTGTCGAAGCGAACGCTAACGGCGACCTGACTGCAAAACCCGGACAGCCACCAGCAGAGGCAGCTGAGCCGCTGTACGCGGCATACGAGCAACTGCTCCGGGAATGGACTGATACTGTCGACCGGATGGCATCGTTCAGCGAACAGGTGACCGCCGCAACGGAACAGGTCGACACTCGTCTCGGATCGGTCAAGTCCGCCAGCCGAGACGTGAGCGGTGCTGTCGGCGAGATTTCGGCCGGTTCGGACGAGCAGCGCGACGAGATACAGTCGATCTCCGACGAGATGCGGAACCTCTCGGCGACGATCGAGGAGATAGCGAGCGCCGCAAACGAGGTTGCAGACACCTCAAGCGAAGCCAGCGCCCGGGGTGAATCCGCACTAGAGTCGGCGTCCTCTGCGATGACGACGCTCGACCGATTGACCGACAACGCCGAATCGACCGTCGACAAGGTCGAACAACTGAACGACCTGCTGTCTGACATCGAGGAGATTGTGGGCTTCATCACCGACGTTGCGGACCAGACCAACATGCTGGCACTGAACGCCAACATCGAAGCGGCCCGAGCAGGGGAATCCGGCGACGGGTTCGCCGTCGTGGCTGAGGAGGTCAAATCGCTCGCAACGGAGACGAAGGAAGCGACTGACGAGATTGCAGCCTCTATCCAGGAGGTCCACGAACAGGCTGACGCGACAGTTGCAGAGATGTACGATACCCGGGAGAGTGTCGAGGACACCCGCTCGTCAGTCGCCAGCGCGCTTGATGAACTGGATTCCGTCGTCTCGATGGTCGAGGAGGTCGATTCGAGCGTCCAGGAAATTGACGATGCGACGGACACGCAGGCCGATTCCACGCAAGAAGTCGTGTCGATGGTCGACGATGTCGAGGACATCAGCGCCCGGACAGCCGAAGAGGCGGCTGTCGCCGCCGACGCCGCAGCGGACCAGACAACGGAACTTGCGGAGGTCTCGACGCGAGTTTCCACGCTTACCGAGCGAGCTGAATCGCTGGAGGCATCGCTGGAGTCCTTCGAACTGGCGACAGGTTCGGCGGCGGCGAGCACGGACGGAACTGTCGTCGAATTCTGGCACGCGATGGGCGGCGAGAAGGCGTTACTGCTGGAAGACCTCGTCCGCGAGTTCGAATCACAGGCCGACGGGATCAGTCTCACGCTGCGGTCGAAAGGGAGCTATCGCGGGACCCTCGATGCGACGCTGAACGCCGCTGAAAACGGTAACCCACCGGCAATCGCACAGATATTCGAGATTGGCACCACGCGTGCGCGCGACAGTGGTCATTTCACCCCGGTCGAAGAACTGCTCCCGAGCGGCCACATCGATGCGCTGCTCGACCCGGTGACGAACTACTACCGTTTCGACGGGACGCTCCACTCGCTGCCGTTTAATGCGTCGAACCCGGTGATGGCGTATAACCGGGACGCGTTTAGACAGGCTGGGCTCGATCCCAGTTCGCCGCCGGAAACCCTCGCTGACGTTCGGAGCGCGGCTGAGACGCTCGTCGACCGCGGTGGCGTTGACACTGGTATCACGTTCGCGAACTACTCGTGGTTCGTCGAACAGTGGTTTGCCGAAGCTGACCAGCTCCTCGTAGACGAGAACAACGGACGGTCCGGGTCGCCGACAGAAAGCTATCTCGACGGGGAGTTCGCCCACGACTTATTCGAGTGGTGGCAGAGCCTCGAAGCGGACGGACTGTACCACGACCCCGGAATCGAAGCCAGAGGGGCGGCTCGGACCCACTTTGCCGAAGAGAACGCCGCGATGCTCATCGGCTCGACGTCGTCGCTGAACAGTATCGAACGCAGCGCCGACTTCGATGTCGGCACCAGCCAGCTCCCCGTGCTCGACGACCGGACCGGTGTACTCGTCGGCGGCGCATCCCTCTGGGTCGGCGATGCAGTTTCCGAAGCCGTACACGACGCTGTCGGGGAGTTCCTCACCTGGCTTACCGAACCGGCCCAGCAGCGACGGTGGCACCAGGAAACCGGCTATTTCCCGGTCCACGAAGAGACGATTCCACGGCTTCGGGCCGATGACTGGTTCGAGCGGAACCCCCACTACAGAACGGCGTTCGACCAGCTCATGGAGACGCGCGATACCACCGCAACGCGGGGCGCACAGATCGGGCCGTTCGATACGGTTCGAACAATCATCGAAGATGCCGTCGACAGTATGGACGGGCCTGATTCAGTCCCGTCTGCACTTGACCGACTCGACACACAGGTCACAAAGCAGCTTGAGCGGTACAATTCAGGCCGGTAA
- the glpA gene encoding anaerobic glycerol-3-phosphate dehydrogenase subunit GlpA, whose amino-acid sequence MGPTPHIAVIGGGSTGAGIARDLAMRGLDVTLVEQGNLTHGTTGRMHGLLHSGGRYAVSDQASATECIEENRVLRDIASHCVEMTGGLFVKRPEDSEEYFQKKLSGCEECGIPAEVVSGEEARAMEPHLAKDIDKAISVPDGAIDPFRLVVANAASAQEHGARIETHTKVTDLIVESGEVVGIEVEHDSGPGKRVHGTEGGTEQIRADYVVNATGAWAGRIGDMAGLDIEVRPSKGVMTIMNIRQVDTVINRCRPKGDADIVVPHETTAILGTTDEEVEDPEDYPEEQWEVDMMIDTLKELIPMLEEARTIRSFWGVRPLYEPPDVGSDDPTDITRDFFLLDHDERDDLPGMTSIVGGKFTTYRMMSEQISDHVCGKFGIDADCRTADVPLPGSEDFSVLRDYMDEFGLRSPIGRRSVERLGSRADEVLKTDGPNPTVCECEGVTRAEIQDAIEGSGSDLNAVRIRTRASMGNCQGGFCSHRMASELHSEYDESVVREAWDELLQERWKGQRHALWGEQLSQAALNYALHATTQNRDQDPADGDPVDFSAFDTGRSQASGVDSADVAADGGTDGY is encoded by the coding sequence ATGGGACCGACACCACACATCGCCGTCATCGGTGGCGGCTCGACTGGGGCAGGCATCGCGCGGGACCTCGCGATGCGCGGGCTCGACGTAACCCTCGTAGAACAGGGGAATCTAACCCACGGGACCACCGGTCGAATGCACGGGCTGCTCCATAGCGGCGGGCGATACGCCGTCTCGGACCAGGCCAGCGCGACCGAGTGTATCGAGGAAAACCGGGTGCTGCGTGATATCGCAAGCCACTGTGTCGAAATGACCGGTGGCCTGTTCGTTAAGCGACCTGAGGACTCCGAGGAGTACTTCCAGAAGAAGCTTAGTGGCTGTGAGGAATGCGGTATCCCCGCCGAGGTCGTCTCGGGCGAAGAAGCCCGAGCGATGGAGCCACACCTGGCGAAGGACATCGACAAGGCAATCAGCGTTCCCGACGGGGCTATTGACCCGTTCCGACTGGTGGTCGCGAACGCCGCGAGCGCACAGGAACACGGCGCACGCATCGAGACACACACCAAAGTCACCGACCTCATCGTCGAGAGCGGCGAGGTCGTCGGTATCGAGGTCGAACACGACTCCGGTCCCGGAAAGCGCGTCCACGGCACGGAGGGCGGAACCGAACAGATCCGTGCTGATTACGTCGTAAACGCAACTGGTGCCTGGGCCGGCCGCATCGGCGACATGGCCGGACTGGATATCGAAGTTCGCCCCTCCAAGGGTGTCATGACCATCATGAACATCCGTCAGGTCGATACCGTCATCAACCGCTGTCGACCGAAAGGCGACGCGGACATCGTCGTCCCCCACGAGACGACCGCGATCCTGGGCACGACCGACGAGGAGGTCGAGGACCCCGAGGACTACCCCGAGGAGCAGTGGGAGGTCGACATGATGATCGACACCCTCAAAGAGCTGATTCCGATGCTCGAAGAGGCACGGACCATCCGCTCGTTCTGGGGCGTCCGCCCGCTGTACGAACCGCCGGACGTCGGCAGCGACGACCCGACCGACATCACGCGGGACTTCTTCCTGCTCGACCACGACGAGCGCGACGACCTGCCCGGCATGACCAGCATCGTCGGCGGGAAGTTCACCACCTACCGGATGATGAGCGAACAGATAAGCGACCACGTCTGCGGGAAGTTCGGCATCGACGCCGACTGCCGGACCGCCGACGTGCCCCTGCCCGGCAGCGAGGACTTCTCGGTCCTGCGGGACTACATGGACGAGTTCGGCCTGCGCTCGCCCATCGGCCGCCGGAGCGTCGAGCGGCTCGGCTCCCGTGCCGACGAGGTACTCAAAACGGACGGCCCGAACCCGACCGTCTGCGAATGTGAAGGCGTCACCCGCGCCGAGATTCAGGACGCTATCGAGGGGTCCGGATCGGACCTCAACGCCGTCCGCATCCGCACCCGCGCGTCGATGGGGAACTGTCAGGGCGGCTTCTGCTCCCATCGGATGGCGAGCGAACTCCACTCGGAGTACGACGAGAGCGTCGTCCGCGAGGCCTGGGACGAACTGCTGCAGGAGCGCTGGAAGGGACAGCGACACGCCCTCTGGGGCGAGCAGCTCTCGCAGGCGGCGCTGAACTACGCACTACACGCAACCACACAGAACCGCGACCAGGACCCGGCGGACGGGGACCCGGTCGACTTCTCAGCGTTCGACACCGGCCGCAGTCAGGCGAGCGGCGTCGACAGCGCGGACGTGGCCGCCGATGGAGGGACAGATGGCTATTGA
- the glpB gene encoding glycerol-3-phosphate dehydrogenase subunit GlpB, with protein sequence MAIESEVLVIGGGLGGLTSALAAAHEGADVRLVSYKQSTLRQASGLVDVLGYTPDGDGPLTNPYEAIPSLPESHPYRKVGVKTVRDALSLFDDAVPTYEGEHTETNALLPTHGGSIKPTARYPAGASAGLASDTRDTLLVGIEEMVDFDAPHVAAHLDATGVPFDVRGETIRFPGDLRADAKVTRYAKLLDTNSEVAVRGRMVPAREALAQRVNPLLEDEERVGFPAILGDDNPGAIRDAVGDHLGVDVFEVPMGPPSLPGLRLEDALFSALDEAGASIETGNPVVDFEGEDRIEKVFIEKNGAKIPNSADQYVLATGGFVGKGVESDRDGVYEPIFDCHVPHAEDRYDWFEGELFGDHEFARYGVATDDDLRPLDASEHSEFENLRAAGSVLGGYDFAAEKSGSGVSIATGYAAGQRAAQEAR encoded by the coding sequence ATGGCTATTGAGTCAGAGGTACTCGTCATCGGCGGCGGCCTCGGCGGACTGACCAGCGCGCTGGCGGCCGCCCACGAGGGAGCCGACGTGCGACTGGTCTCTTACAAGCAGAGTACGCTCCGCCAGGCATCTGGCCTGGTTGACGTGCTCGGCTACACGCCAGACGGCGACGGCCCACTGACCAACCCGTACGAGGCGATACCGTCGCTACCGGAGAGCCACCCGTACCGGAAAGTCGGCGTCAAGACGGTCCGGGACGCGCTGTCGCTGTTTGACGACGCGGTCCCGACCTACGAAGGCGAACACACGGAGACGAACGCGCTCCTGCCGACCCACGGCGGGAGTATCAAGCCGACCGCCCGCTACCCGGCCGGAGCCAGCGCTGGCCTCGCCAGCGACACCCGCGACACGCTGCTGGTCGGCATCGAAGAGATGGTCGACTTCGACGCCCCCCACGTCGCTGCCCATCTCGACGCGACGGGCGTGCCATTCGATGTCCGTGGTGAAACAATCCGGTTCCCGGGCGACCTGCGCGCGGACGCGAAGGTCACGCGGTACGCCAAGCTGCTCGATACTAACAGCGAGGTGGCGGTTCGCGGGCGAATGGTCCCCGCTCGCGAGGCGCTGGCACAGCGCGTGAACCCGCTGCTGGAGGACGAAGAGCGGGTCGGCTTCCCGGCGATTCTCGGTGACGACAACCCCGGCGCGATCCGCGACGCAGTAGGCGACCACCTCGGCGTCGACGTGTTCGAAGTCCCAATGGGGCCGCCGTCGCTGCCCGGGCTCCGACTTGAGGACGCGCTATTCTCGGCGCTGGACGAGGCTGGAGCCAGCATCGAGACCGGAAACCCCGTCGTCGACTTTGAGGGCGAGGACCGCATCGAGAAGGTATTCATCGAGAAGAACGGTGCGAAGATTCCCAACAGCGCTGACCAGTACGTCCTCGCGACCGGCGGCTTCGTCGGTAAGGGCGTCGAGTCCGACCGCGACGGGGTGTATGAACCCATTTTCGATTGCCACGTCCCCCACGCCGAGGATCGGTACGACTGGTTCGAGGGCGAACTGTTCGGCGACCACGAGTTCGCCCGCTACGGTGTGGCGACCGACGACGACCTGCGTCCCCTTGACGCGAGTGAGCACAGCGAGTTCGAGAACCTGCGGGCCGCCGGCTCCGTGCTTGGCGGGTACGACTTTGCCGCCGAGAAGTCCGGTAGCGGAGTCTCGATTGCGACAGGCTACGCGGCGGGCCAGCGCGCCGCACAGGAGGCACGATGA